The following are encoded in a window of Hemiscyllium ocellatum isolate sHemOce1 chromosome 35, sHemOce1.pat.X.cur, whole genome shotgun sequence genomic DNA:
- the LOC132832507 gene encoding uncharacterized protein LOC132832507, whose amino-acid sequence MLSDTEAQNMPLFQNRYRLIVRSLCPDEKPRKVIDRLDLGGTKVEYRPFEDELQQSYLLGRCWWGTLRVFQAFCCGLYKLLRPLISSLCCCCSPLCSVVAEYFNRCPLFWRYLVCRCFRNCWYPRYHNLYGVYHTNLYGRGNLTDVRDSFYDNFLKYMRLKAGKSSLIFIVDDERNGKEAKEQIEAEHPTLRKCCDKIFVFEPQNPNGQNVWNQEEIRNLNRYLNALQQNYTPEHVL is encoded by the exons ATGCTCAGTGATACTGAAGCCCAAAACATGCCGCTGTTTCAGAATCGCTATCGTCTCATTGTCCGCTCGCTCTGTCCCGATGAGAAACCTCGGAAGGTCATCGACAGGTTAGATTTGGGCGGCACGAAGGTCGAGTACCGTCCATTTGAAGACGAGTTGCAGCAATCCTACTTGCTGGGGCGCTGTTGGTGGGGCACCTTGCGAGTCTTTCAGGCTTTCTGCTGCGGGCTGTACAAACTCCTCCGCCCGCTGATCTCTTCCCTATGCTGCTGCTGTTCCCCTCTCTGCTCAGTTGTGGCCGAGTACTTTAACCGTTGCCCCTTGTTCTGGAGATACCTTGTGTGTCGATGTTTCCGGAATTGCTGGTATCCGAGATATCACAATCTGTATGGAGTGTACCACACAAACCTTTATGGAAGAGGGAACCTTACGGACGTGCGCGACTCTTTTTATGACAACTTTTTAAAGTACATGAGATTGAAAGCTG GAAAATCATCCCTGATATTTATTGTTGATGATGAGAGAAATGGGAAAGAGGCAAAGGAACAAATTGAAGCAGAACATCCAACACTAAGAAAATGCTGTGATAAAATATTTGTTTTTGAGCCCCAGAATCCCAATGGCCAGAATGTATGGAATCAAGAGGAAATTCGCAACCTCAACAGATATCTGAATGCATTACAACAGAATTATACTCCAGAGCATGTTTTATAG